In Leishmania braziliensis MHOM/BR/75/M2904 complete genome, chromosome 14, the sequence TACCTCGCTacttttctgtttctcttccccctcgaTCgagaccccccccccccccaccttcACCTCAAACGTGTGCACTCACGTACGTCCATCAGTGGGCACTGCCCGCCTTCACGAACCAGAAAAGCACCGTTGactgggtgcgtgcgtgtgaaCAACTTGGCCGGTTTGTACTGAAGTACACCGTGCACACATGCCAAGCGCCACTCTACCTGCTAACTGTATCTCTCTGTGCAGGTCGAGACAGGTACGTCGCTTCAGTTCCTCTggtgcgcgcgctctccgccctctctccctctccctccgcaCCGCGGGCCTCTCTACCGCCGTCTCCCTGAGTGACCACACGCCTCctatcctcctcctctgccatccctcctcttcgcctgtgtgcgtccaataccccccaccccgccacacacatacgtagCCCACCTACTTGGTCGTGGTTCCCCTACTCACGTGCGCTGCCTCCTTGACCCTTCCCGCCTACCCTAGGCTTTTCTCTTATTCTTGCGCGTgacgcttctctctccagaGCGCGCAtggcctctgctgctgcgacggaCAAGGACTTCTTGGCCAAGAAGATTGTCTCGGCGGATGGGCCGAAGGGTGGAGAAGTGGTGCACGATGTGTCTCTCGGCGAATGGTGCATCACTCGCATTGAGCCGGAGGAGGAGTCGAACCGGCGACGGTCAGTACTCGAGCGCATTGTCAACGTGGTGCGGGTGTGGATTCGCCACACCATGATCGCCGAGTTCCGAATgccagaggcggcagcagcgcaagtCGAGGGCCGCATCTTTGCTACCGGTTCCTACCGCTACAACGTGCACACGTCCGGCAGCGATATTGATATGGTGCTGATTGCCCCCAGCCGCATCACTCGCGAGCACTTTTTCAACACCCTGGCGCCACGGCTGAAGGGTGAGCCGTGGGTGACGGAATTGCACTGCATTCGCGAATCTCGCGTGCCGATCATTGCGATGGTGTGCGACGGCATCGACATCGATCTCTCGTTTGGGTCGATCCGCCAGGACCGCGTTCCAGAGGTAATCACGGATGACCTTCTGCAAGGCCTAGACGAGCAGTCCGTACTGAGCTGTAACGCTGTGCGAGTGGCGCACAACATCATGGACCTGGTGCCGAACAAGGCCGTCTTCCGTCAAGCACTGCGCTTTGTAAAGGCGTGGGGCAAGGCGCGGTCCATCTACAGCAACACCTTCGGCTTTCCATCCGGCATCGGCTGGGCCATCCTCACGGCGTTTGTGTGTCAGTGTTATCCGAACCAGAACGCTGCCGGGATGATCACCCGCTTTTTCCGCACGTACCACACGTGGTTTAAACCGAACCCGCACGAGACCGGGACCGAGAACCGCGCCATTTATCTCACCGAGTCAATGCGGGCCCGCACTCACCTTGGCCGCGGCTGGGACCCACGCGAGTCGAAGTCAGATGCCATGGCGCTCTTCCCGGTGCTGacgccggcggtgccgtACGGGAATACCTGCTACAATGTTACCCTCACCAACCTGCGCCAGCTCTGCGACGAGTTCCAGCGTGGGCACGATCTGCTTAGCAACGACCTCGGCATGAGCgcagtggaggcggaggcgaagtTCGGCCCGTTCGGTGTTTGGTCACGCGTGCTGGAGCCGGCCCCGTTCTTTGGCAAATTCCGGCACTACCTACATATTAAAgtctcctgcagcgatgcGGAGCACTACCAGGCCTATGCCGACGGAGTGGAGTCGCGCATACGTATCCTCTGGGCCGGCAACGCCTCGTCACGTGGCCACACGCTGGAGGACTAccgccagctccgcctgCACCTGAACCCGCGCCGATTCGAGGACccagaggaggtgcagctgcggacACGGCTGGCAAGCAAAGccagtggcgcggcggcggcgaaccACACTCGTGGCAGCGTCGGCTCTCGCACCACTGGGCAGCTTAgtgacagcggcagcactcTCCGTGGTAGCCCTCCCATGAAGGACAGCACGGTCTCCTTAGGTCAGACTTGGCTTACGGCAAACTACTTCATCGGCATGACCGTCGATACGAAGGTGTCCTCGGCCAAGATTGACCTCGCACCCGCAATCCGCACCTTTCACGCCGTTGTTCGCGAGCTTCGTCAGTACCGCGAGGGCGTCACGAGGCTGCCGGTGATAACGGTGGTGGACATGACGCGGATACCGACCTTCGTTAAGGAAGCAGCAGGGTACGTGGAGGAGACAGAGGTGGCCCAGGAGGCGCAGGCCTCtagcgaggtggaggaggtgcgcaacagcagcaacaacactGCCGCGTCTGCACGCACGGCAAAACGTGACGGCACTTCCTTGGCTGCGACGTTGTCATCGACGACGATCACGACGGCGGGCGACTCCACCGGCACGACAGCGAGTGTGACTGACCGCTCGGTGAGCGAGGCAGGTCACAGTCTTtacgacggcagcgcagagagCGGTGCGGCGTCGACCATCGACGGCCACGTATGCAAGCGCGCACGGGAGCAGGACGGCACAGATGGCCGCGCTACCGTGGCGGCCAAGGCAGAGGAATCGATAACAGCTGTTGATAGCGGCAACGGTGCGACTAACAGGACACTGGTGGCGGAAAACGACGACGACCTTGAGCAGGCGCTTGGCCTGGACTTTTAGGTGAACGCATGGCGAAAGATTGTATCATGAATCGAAGAGCGTGTAAGAGTAAACCACATGTGCGACTCCTGCGGCTCCAGAGGTGCTGGTGCATCTCATGCGCGAGTAGCCCAAACAAGGGTGAGGCCCAAATGCTCTGCCGGTTCAGCGAGCCAAtatgaagaagagggagccTACATTCAAGGTGAGGCGATAAGAGAGGAGGGTTGCTATGCTTGACTGAGTGTTCTGtcggaggtggagaggggtaTAGCGACGGAGGTGTAGATGAGGAATTTCGCGAAGACAACGAGACTCACTCGATATCTTTATGCCTGTCCCTGTGACTAGTCGCATCGATGCTGCTTCGGCGACCATGAGGTACGCATACGACTCCTCCTGTTCTGCATAGCCCCCCTggcacacatatacacacgTTCTACTAGTCTGTAACCCATCCCCGCTTCACCatctgtgcgcgtgtatgtgcttGACATCtcttctgtgcgtgtgtacctCTTTCGCAGGACATGTGCGTCGAAAGACCTCCGAATCTCTTCATCtcgctcaccaccaccacctcctcccccactgACGTTTGCCGTCTCCAATCCCTCACAGACACGCCCATACACGACCCAACTACTtgttcttttctctttcccgtGCATTCCACCACACTTGCGTTCAGGGAGAAGCTGACAGACACCGAGTGCGCTGCTCACATTTGTCTGCACCTTCCCATCACGGCGCATTTGCGTATTCACGAAGAGGCgcgcgtacacgcacacacgcatgaTCTTGTCCTCTTTgtggtctctctctgtgtgtatgtccGGCAGTGAAGATGCTGAGCCGAATTTCTGAGCGTTGCACTGCCGTCACCGGCCTTGAGCAGGTGCTGTGCCGTCATGTGTGGAGCGCGGCGTGGCTACGTGATGCCGagccggcggcggccgccagTCAGAGCATCGATCTCAGTTGTCTTATGGAGCGCGCGGGCCTTGCCGCGTACGATGTCTTTGCCAGCCTTTACGCTTCACAGCGACACTGGCTGATTCTGGTGGGTTCAGGCAACAACGGAGGTGACGGGTACGTCATCGCGCGGCACGCCCGCGAGGCTGGAAGGAAGGTGACGGTGCTGTCGATGCCTCATAGTAAACCGTTGCCGACGGAGGCGACAAATGCTCAGCATGCGTGGCAGGCGGTTGGAGGCACCGAGACTATGATTAACCCCGGCACGTCGCTGCACCTACCCACCGACGTCGACCTTGTTGTGGACGGCTTGCTTGGCACCGGGATCTCTGGCCCCCCTCGTGAGCACTACGAGGAAGTTATCCGGCACATCAACGCTCTCCCTGTGCCGCGGGTGGCGATCGACATTCCCTCAGGCCTCAACGCCGAAACCGGTGAGGCTGCCGGCGCGTGCGTTAAGGCAGACCACACCGCCACCTTCATCTGCCTGAAGCCTGGACTGCTCACGGGGCAGGCAAGAGACTATGTCGGGCAGCTGCACTACCGCAGCCTCGGGTTGGAAGAGTGGATGATAGCGGCGGAGCGGATGGATGCCGCCTTGTGTCGCCGTGTGGCGCTGGGGGACGTCTACGGGTACTTCAGCACTCGGCGGTCGGCAGTAGCACACAAGGGCAGCTGTGGCAAGGTCGTCCTTATCGGCGG encodes:
- a CDS encoding putative polynucleotide adenylyltransferase, which produces MASAAATDKDFLAKKIVSADGPKGGEVVHDVSLGEWCITRIEPEEESNRRRSVLERIVNVVRVWIRHTMIAEFRMPEAAAAQVEGRIFATGSYRYNVHTSGSDIDMVLIAPSRITREHFFNTLAPRLKGEPWVTELHCIRESRVPIIAMVCDGIDIDLSFGSIRQDRVPEVITDDLLQGLDEQSVLSCNAVRVAHNIMDLVPNKAVFRQALRFVKAWGKARSIYSNTFGFPSGIGWAILTAFVCQCYPNQNAAGMITRFFRTYHTWFKPNPHETGTENRAIYLTESMRARTHLGRGWDPRESKSDAMALFPVLTPAVPYGNTCYNVTLTNLRQLCDEFQRGHDLLSNDLGMSAVEAEAKFGPFGVWSRVLEPAPFFGKFRHYLHIKVSCSDAEHYQAYADGVESRIRILWAGNASSRGHTLEDYRQLRLHLNPRRFEDPEEVQLRTRLASKASGAAAANHTRGSVGSRTTGQLSDSGSTLRGSPPMKDSTVSLGQTWLTANYFIGMTVDTKVSSAKIDLAPAIRTFHAVVRELRQYREGVTRLPVITVVDMTRIPTFVKEAAGYVEETEVAQEAQASSEVEEVRNSSNNTAASARTAKRDGTSLAATLSSTTITTAGDSTGTTASVTDRSVSEAGHSLYDGSAESGAASTIDGHVCKRAREQDGTDGRATVAAKAEESITAVDSGNGATNRTLVAENDDDLEQALGLDF